A genome region from Brachymonas denitrificans includes the following:
- the holA gene encoding DNA polymerase III subunit delta, giving the protein MQVSADQLPAQLKNGVRPLYVVHGNEPLLVQEAVDAIRAAARTQGFSERSSHTVTGVGFDWGGVLAATQSLSLFAERQIVEIHIPSGKPGKDGSQALQQIAEGSAGNDALLVIVTLPRLDKATKSSGWFVALEGHGVSIPVETVERQLLPRWIAARLRLQGQHVAPGAEGEHALRFFADRVEGNLLAAHQEIQKLGLLYPHGELSAEQIEAAVLNVARYDVFKLSEAVLAGQLERTQRMLDGLQAEGESEVLVHYTLAEDIRALKRVRDALDAGKPLPMALREQRVWGMRERLFERVVPRMSGTALNGLLHAAHVVDGIVKGIKVPDWPADSWQALHQLAFMLCRQAVVTQQAGRR; this is encoded by the coding sequence ATGCAAGTCAGTGCAGATCAATTGCCGGCGCAGCTGAAGAACGGCGTGCGCCCGCTGTACGTGGTGCATGGCAACGAGCCGCTGTTGGTACAGGAGGCGGTGGATGCCATCCGTGCCGCTGCGCGCACACAGGGCTTTTCCGAGCGCAGCTCGCATACCGTGACGGGCGTGGGCTTCGACTGGGGCGGCGTGCTCGCGGCCACGCAGTCGCTCAGCCTGTTTGCCGAACGCCAGATCGTCGAAATCCATATCCCCAGTGGCAAGCCGGGCAAGGACGGCAGCCAGGCGCTGCAGCAAATTGCCGAAGGCAGCGCCGGCAACGACGCGCTGCTGGTGATCGTGACGCTGCCGCGGCTGGACAAGGCCACGAAGAGCAGCGGCTGGTTCGTGGCGCTGGAAGGCCATGGCGTGTCGATCCCGGTCGAGACCGTGGAACGCCAGTTGCTGCCGCGCTGGATTGCCGCGCGCCTGCGCCTGCAGGGCCAGCATGTGGCGCCCGGTGCCGAAGGGGAACACGCGCTGCGTTTCTTTGCCGACCGGGTGGAAGGCAATCTGCTGGCGGCACACCAGGAAATCCAGAAGCTGGGCCTGCTCTATCCGCATGGCGAGCTGAGTGCCGAGCAGATCGAGGCGGCGGTGCTGAACGTGGCGCGCTATGACGTGTTCAAGCTGAGCGAGGCGGTGCTGGCCGGGCAGCTGGAGCGTACGCAGCGCATGCTCGACGGCCTGCAGGCCGAGGGCGAAAGCGAGGTGCTGGTGCACTACACGCTGGCCGAGGACATCCGCGCGCTCAAACGCGTGCGCGATGCGCTCGATGCCGGCAAGCCGTTGCCCATGGCCTTGCGGGAGCAGCGTGTGTGGGGCATGCGCGAGCGCCTGTTCGAGCGCGTGGTGCCGCGGATGAGCGGTACGGCCTTGAACGGCCTGCTGCATGCGGCGCATGTGGTCGACGGCATCGTCAAGGGCATCAAGGTGCCGGATTGGCCGGCGGACAGCTGGCAGGCTCTGCACCAGCTGGCCTTCATGCTGTGCCGGCAGGCCGTGGTGACGCAGCAGGCGGGGCGGCGCTAA
- the recA gene encoding recombinase RecA, with protein sequence MSTIDQAEKAKALQAALAQIEKQFGKGTIMRLGEGEAIEDIQTVSTGSLGLDVALGVGGLPRGRVIEIYGPESSGKTTLTLQVIAEMQKTGGTCAFVDAEHALDVQYAQKLGINLPDLLISQPDTGEQALEIVDSLVRSGAVDLIVVDSVAALTPKAEIEGDMGDQLPGLQARLMSQALRKLTATIKKTNCTVIFINQIRMKIGVMFGSPETTTGGNALKFYSSVRLDIRRVGTIKKGDEVVGSETKVKVVKNKVAPPFKEAYFDILYGTGISREGEIIDMGVNAKIVDKAGAWYSYNGEKIGQGRDNTREFLKENPDLAREIENKVRTQLGIATMPAKGAPVAEEAGSAA encoded by the coding sequence ATGAGCACGATTGATCAAGCAGAAAAAGCCAAGGCCCTGCAAGCGGCCCTGGCCCAGATCGAAAAGCAGTTCGGCAAGGGCACCATCATGCGCCTGGGCGAAGGCGAGGCGATCGAAGACATCCAGACCGTCAGCACCGGCTCGCTCGGCCTGGACGTTGCGCTTGGCGTCGGCGGTCTTCCGCGCGGCCGCGTGATCGAGATCTACGGTCCGGAATCCTCCGGCAAGACCACGCTCACGCTGCAGGTCATCGCCGAAATGCAGAAAACCGGCGGCACCTGCGCCTTTGTCGATGCCGAGCACGCACTCGACGTGCAGTACGCGCAAAAGCTGGGCATCAACCTTCCCGACCTGCTGATCAGCCAGCCCGACACCGGCGAACAGGCGCTCGAGATCGTCGACAGTCTGGTGCGCAGCGGCGCGGTCGACCTGATCGTGGTCGACTCCGTGGCAGCACTCACGCCCAAGGCCGAAATCGAAGGCGACATGGGCGACCAGCTGCCCGGCCTGCAGGCCCGCCTGATGAGCCAGGCCCTGCGCAAGCTCACCGCCACCATCAAGAAAACCAACTGCACCGTCATCTTCATCAACCAGATCCGCATGAAGATTGGCGTGATGTTCGGCTCGCCCGAAACCACCACCGGTGGCAACGCGCTCAAGTTCTATTCCTCCGTGCGCCTGGACATCCGCCGTGTCGGCACCATCAAGAAGGGCGACGAAGTGGTGGGCAGCGAAACCAAGGTCAAGGTCGTCAAGAACAAGGTGGCGCCCCCGTTCAAGGAAGCCTACTTCGACATCCTGTACGGCACCGGCATCTCGCGCGAAGGCGAAATCATCGACATGGGCGTCAACGCCAAGATCGTCGACAAGGCCGGCGCCTGGTACTCCTACAACGGCGAGAAGATCGGCCAGGGCCGCGACAACACACGCGAATTCCTGAAGGAAAACCCCGATCTGGCGCGCGAGATCGAGAACAAGGTGCGCACCCAGCTGGGCATTGCCACCATGCCGGCCAAGGGCGCCCCCGTGGCGGAAGAAGCCGGCAGCGCGGCCTGA
- a CDS encoding regulatory protein RecX, translating into MSRIPAPITLKGKALQLLAARDYTRAEMERKLAQWLRERSAREEEAEAAPLDAEMQQVDQASAIAEALDAMEAKGFLDDQRAAEALIHRRAGKLGNSRIQQELRQKGLDASAIEQAMEAVPGSELERAREIWQRKFGSVAASQQERLKQMRFLASRGFSSAVVHQVVRGNPDE; encoded by the coding sequence ATGTCCCGCATTCCCGCTCCGATCACACTCAAGGGCAAGGCCCTGCAGCTGCTCGCCGCACGCGACTACACGCGTGCGGAAATGGAGCGCAAGCTGGCCCAATGGCTGCGGGAGCGCTCCGCGAGGGAGGAGGAAGCAGAGGCGGCGCCGCTTGACGCCGAAATGCAGCAGGTCGATCAGGCCAGCGCCATCGCCGAAGCCCTCGACGCCATGGAAGCCAAGGGCTTTCTCGACGACCAGCGTGCGGCAGAAGCGCTGATCCATCGCCGTGCCGGCAAGCTGGGCAACAGCCGTATCCAGCAGGAACTGCGGCAAAAAGGCCTGGACGCCAGCGCCATCGAGCAGGCCATGGAAGCCGTGCCCGGCAGCGAGCTGGAACGCGCCCGCGAAATCTGGCAGCGCAAGTTCGGCTCCGTGGCCGCTTCCCAGCAGGAGCGGCTCAAACAGATGCGCTTCCTTGCCAGCCGGGGCTTCAGCTCAGCAGTCGTGCATCAGGTGGTACGCGGCAATCCGGACGAATAA
- a CDS encoding glutamate-5-semialdehyde dehydrogenase, translated as MQQMGERARAAATAMARASAASKNQALRELARLLGEAGPALDAANAQDIARAEAAGLSAPMVDRLRLGAKVVATLQEGCLQLAAMPDVIGTIQGLQEQPSGIRVGQMRVPIGVFGMIFESRPNVTIEAASLSIKSGNACILRGGSEAIESNKALAAIVQQALASAGLPGDAVQLVPTTDRAAVGRLIAMPEYVDVIIPRGGKGLIERISAEAKVPVIKHLDGNCHTYVDDPCDLDMAVKLADNAKTQKYSPCNATESLLVAQGVAEAFLPRIGKIYRDKGVEMRCDAASRAILAGHADTRDAQLVEATEEDWSTEYLAPIISIRVVAGLDEAIAHINRYSSQHTEAIVTTDHIHAQRFLREVDSSSVMVNASTRFADGFEYGLGAEIGISTDKFHARGPVGIEGLTSLKYVVLGQGEVRS; from the coding sequence ATGCAGCAGATGGGCGAACGTGCCCGCGCGGCTGCTACGGCCATGGCGCGCGCCAGCGCGGCCAGCAAGAACCAGGCGCTGCGCGAACTGGCGCGCCTGCTGGGCGAAGCCGGCCCGGCGCTGGATGCCGCCAATGCGCAGGACATCGCCCGCGCCGAAGCCGCCGGCCTGAGCGCACCGATGGTGGACCGCCTGCGCCTGGGCGCCAAGGTGGTGGCCACGCTGCAGGAAGGCTGCCTGCAGCTGGCGGCCATGCCGGACGTGATCGGCACCATTCAGGGCCTGCAGGAGCAGCCCAGCGGCATCCGCGTGGGGCAGATGCGCGTGCCGATTGGCGTGTTCGGCATGATCTTCGAGAGCCGCCCGAACGTGACCATCGAGGCCGCCAGCCTGAGCATCAAGAGCGGCAACGCCTGCATCCTGCGCGGCGGCAGCGAGGCGATCGAATCGAACAAGGCACTGGCGGCCATCGTGCAGCAGGCGCTGGCATCGGCCGGCCTGCCCGGGGATGCGGTGCAGCTGGTGCCCACCACCGACCGTGCCGCCGTCGGCCGCCTGATCGCCATGCCCGAGTATGTGGACGTGATCATCCCGCGTGGCGGCAAGGGTCTGATCGAGCGCATCAGCGCCGAGGCCAAGGTGCCGGTGATCAAGCACCTGGACGGCAACTGCCATACCTATGTGGACGATCCCTGCGATCTGGACATGGCGGTGAAGCTGGCCGACAACGCCAAGACGCAGAAGTACAGCCCCTGCAACGCGACCGAGAGCCTGCTGGTGGCGCAGGGCGTGGCCGAGGCCTTCCTGCCGCGCATCGGCAAAATCTACCGGGACAAGGGCGTGGAAATGCGCTGTGATGCGGCTTCGCGCGCGATTCTGGCGGGCCATGCGGATACCCGCGATGCGCAACTGGTGGAGGCGACCGAGGAAGACTGGTCCACCGAATACCTGGCGCCCATCATCAGCATCCGGGTGGTGGCCGGGCTGGACGAGGCGATTGCGCACATCAACCGTTATTCCTCGCAGCACACCGAAGCCATTGTCACGACCGACCACATCCATGCCCAGCGCTTTTTGCGCGAGGTGGACAGTAGCAGCGTGATGGTGAACGCCAGCACGCGCTTTGCCGATGGCTTTGAGTATGGTCTGGGTGCCGAGATCGGCATCAGCACCGACAAATTCCATGCGCGTGGCCCGGTGGGCATCGAGGGGCTGACCTCGCTCAAATATGTGGTGCTGGGGCAGGGTGAGGTGCGGAGCTGA
- a CDS encoding LysR family transcriptional regulator — translation MHLDRLDLNLFLVFRTIYSEGNLTRAARRLHLSQPALSHALGRLRERLGDALFVRQGHTMVPTPLARSLIGPVQQALHLLEQGLQQGSQFEPASAERSFRLALRSVLESTVLPGLMQQLATLAPQVSLQVVAPARQELAAELAAGRIDLALDVDLPLPDGILRQRVGEDTLVVVAARGRLHTAPALQQYLQAQHVAVSSRQSGPTVEDMALHRRNLQRPIALRCQHYFAACEVVAAGTLWLTMPHSYAQVVARTLALDIQPLPLDLPPLALYLYWHRHLDEDPANRWLRELVLAQWWHHVDGAG, via the coding sequence ATGCATCTTGATCGCCTCGACCTCAACCTGTTTCTGGTGTTTCGCACCATCTACAGCGAAGGCAACCTCACCCGCGCCGCCCGGCGCCTGCATCTGTCGCAACCCGCGCTCAGCCACGCGCTGGGCCGGCTGCGCGAGCGGCTGGGGGATGCGCTGTTCGTGCGCCAGGGGCACACCATGGTGCCCACGCCCTTGGCACGCAGCCTGATCGGGCCGGTACAGCAGGCGCTGCACCTGCTGGAACAGGGGCTGCAGCAAGGCAGCCAGTTCGAGCCGGCCAGCGCCGAGCGCAGCTTCCGGCTGGCCTTGCGTTCCGTGCTGGAATCGACCGTGCTGCCGGGGCTGATGCAGCAGCTTGCCACACTGGCGCCGCAGGTCAGCCTGCAGGTGGTGGCTCCGGCACGGCAGGAGCTTGCAGCGGAGCTGGCCGCCGGACGCATCGATCTGGCGCTGGACGTGGATCTGCCCCTGCCGGACGGCATCCTGCGCCAGCGCGTGGGCGAGGATACCCTGGTGGTGGTGGCGGCTCGGGGCCGGCTGCACACAGCGCCCGCGCTGCAGCAATACCTGCAGGCGCAGCATGTGGCAGTTTCCTCGCGCCAGAGCGGGCCCACGGTGGAAGACATGGCGCTGCATCGCCGCAATCTGCAGCGCCCGATTGCGCTGCGCTGCCAGCACTACTTTGCCGCCTGCGAAGTGGTGGCGGCAGGCACGCTGTGGCTGACCATGCCGCACAGCTACGCACAGGTGGTGGCGCGCACGCTGGCGCTCGACATCCAGCCGCTGCCGCTGGACCTGCCACCGCTGGCGCTGTATCTGTACTGGCACCGGCATCTGGATGAGGATCCAGCCAATCGCTGGCTGCGCGAACTGGTGCTGGCGCAGTGGTGGCACCATGTGGATGGTGCAGGCTGA
- a CDS encoding phosphotransferase family protein, translating into MAEATPVLTDRAGKVRPGEELDAARVAAFLRQQGVDVPGEPAITQFAGGASNLTYLLQFADRDLILRRPPFGQRAGTAHDMVREARVMQALRPVYPHVPRIVAICEDESVLGCPFYVMERLEGIILRRDPPAGMTLSPEAATALCHAMLDRLVDLHQVDWQAAGLGQLGKGAGYVARQLAGWSQRFAAAQTDDVPGCEDVIQWLQQHAPAQDAATTLIHNDWRFDNLVLDAQQPERIVGVLDWEMATLGDPLMDLGNALAYWVQADDDPVFLSMRQQPTHLPGMLTRAEVVRHYGERMGLDVSNFAFYEVFGVFRLAVIVQQIWHRYRAGHTQNPKFAQFGQVAAYLLQRCRKLMRQAA; encoded by the coding sequence ATGGCTGAAGCCACCCCCGTTCTCACCGACCGCGCCGGCAAGGTGCGCCCCGGCGAGGAACTCGATGCCGCCCGCGTGGCCGCTTTCCTGCGCCAGCAGGGCGTGGACGTGCCCGGCGAACCCGCGATCACCCAGTTTGCCGGCGGAGCGTCCAACCTGACCTATCTGCTGCAATTCGCCGACCGCGACCTGATCCTGCGCCGTCCGCCCTTCGGCCAGCGTGCCGGCACAGCACACGACATGGTGCGCGAGGCGCGCGTGATGCAGGCGCTGCGCCCGGTCTATCCGCATGTGCCACGCATCGTCGCCATCTGCGAGGATGAATCGGTGCTGGGTTGTCCCTTCTACGTGATGGAGCGGCTGGAGGGCATCATCCTGCGGCGCGATCCGCCCGCCGGCATGACGCTGTCGCCGGAGGCGGCCACCGCCCTGTGCCATGCCATGCTCGACCGGCTGGTCGACCTGCACCAGGTGGACTGGCAGGCCGCCGGCCTCGGCCAGCTCGGCAAGGGCGCCGGCTACGTGGCGCGCCAACTCGCCGGCTGGAGCCAGCGCTTTGCCGCCGCGCAGACCGACGACGTGCCCGGCTGCGAGGACGTGATCCAGTGGCTGCAGCAGCACGCCCCGGCGCAGGACGCCGCCACCACGCTGATCCACAACGACTGGCGTTTCGACAACCTGGTACTCGATGCGCAGCAGCCCGAACGCATCGTCGGCGTGCTGGACTGGGAAATGGCCACGCTCGGCGATCCGCTGATGGATCTGGGCAATGCGCTGGCCTACTGGGTGCAGGCCGATGACGATCCCGTGTTCCTCTCCATGCGCCAGCAGCCCACGCACCTGCCCGGCATGCTCACGCGCGCCGAGGTGGTGCGTCATTACGGCGAGCGCATGGGGCTGGACGTGTCGAACTTTGCCTTCTACGAGGTGTTCGGCGTGTTCCGCCTCGCCGTGATCGTGCAGCAGATCTGGCACCGCTACCGCGCAGGGCATACGCAGAACCCGAAGTTTGCGCAGTTCGGCCAGGTGGCCGCCTACCTGCTGCAGCGCTGCCGCAAGCTGATGCGTCAGGCTGCCTGA
- a CDS encoding mechanosensitive ion channel family protein has protein sequence MPNLPEQVRDPLRGAMLEALGWLPPDWPAWARVAGIIAALFVLAGLVRTALEFGLMQVRKHMLRTGSPAWLDILFDSAVLRRSARVVSPLLIQLGLLSLPKPHGLATIVLYNLLSAYAVFCVVRVILAYLDATLKHQTVFLRHSPRQQLSIKSYIQLAKLMVILGGLIIMAAELTNRSPLLLLSGLGALSAVLMLVFKDTILSFTAGVQLSSNDMLRAGDWIEMPQVGADGQVVDMALHAVKVQNWDKTITTIPTWRLMSESYRNWRGMSEAGARRIKRTLSLDATSVHFLHPEEITRLERIALLQPYLQKKRQALADTNAARLQKLSPEAAALPLNLRQLTNLGCFRAYVSAYLEQHPDIRQDMTQIVNTAGTSPEGVQVQIYCFSATTNWQEYETIQGDLFDHLLSVLPEFGLRVFQQPSGHDFRTMMQGAGIPAAPASSARPIPDPGSPDAASAGTAASAPAPAVPPGQTGANP, from the coding sequence ATGCCCAACCTCCCGGAACAAGTCAGGGACCCCTTGCGGGGCGCCATGCTCGAAGCCCTCGGCTGGCTGCCGCCCGACTGGCCCGCCTGGGCGCGCGTGGCCGGCATCATTGCCGCCCTGTTCGTGCTGGCCGGGCTGGTGCGCACCGCCCTCGAATTCGGCCTGATGCAGGTCCGCAAGCACATGCTGCGCACCGGCAGCCCGGCCTGGCTCGACATCCTGTTCGACAGCGCCGTGCTGCGCCGCTCGGCCCGCGTGGTTTCGCCGCTGCTGATCCAGCTTGGCCTGCTCAGCCTGCCCAAGCCGCATGGCCTCGCCACCATCGTCCTCTACAACCTGCTGTCGGCCTACGCGGTCTTCTGCGTGGTGCGCGTGATCCTGGCCTACCTGGACGCCACGCTCAAGCACCAGACCGTGTTCCTGCGCCACTCGCCGCGCCAGCAGCTCTCGATCAAGAGCTACATCCAGCTGGCCAAGTTGATGGTGATCCTGGGCGGCCTGATCATCATGGCCGCCGAGCTCACCAACCGCTCGCCGCTGCTGCTGCTGTCCGGTCTCGGCGCGCTGTCGGCGGTGCTGATGCTCGTCTTCAAGGACACCATCCTCTCGTTCACCGCCGGCGTGCAGCTCTCCAGCAACGACATGCTGCGCGCGGGCGATTGGATCGAGATGCCGCAGGTGGGCGCCGACGGCCAGGTGGTGGACATGGCGCTGCACGCCGTCAAGGTGCAGAACTGGGACAAGACCATCACCACCATCCCCACCTGGCGCCTGATGAGCGAAAGCTACCGCAACTGGCGCGGCATGAGCGAGGCCGGCGCGCGCCGCATCAAGCGCACGCTGTCGCTCGATGCCACCTCGGTGCACTTCCTCCACCCCGAGGAGATCACGCGGCTGGAGCGGATCGCGCTGCTGCAGCCCTATCTGCAGAAAAAGCGCCAGGCCCTGGCCGATACCAATGCCGCACGCCTGCAGAAGCTTTCCCCCGAAGCGGCGGCACTGCCGCTCAACCTCCGCCAGCTCACCAATCTGGGCTGCTTCCGCGCCTATGTCTCGGCCTATCTGGAGCAGCACCCCGATATCCGGCAGGACATGACACAGATCGTCAACACCGCCGGCACCAGCCCGGAGGGCGTGCAGGTGCAGATCTACTGCTTCAGCGCCACCACCAACTGGCAGGAATACGAAACCATCCAGGGCGACCTGTTCGATCATCTGCTGTCGGTGCTGCCGGAGTTCGGGCTGCGCGTGTTCCAGCAGCCGTCGGGGCATGATTTCCGGACGATGATGCAAGGTGCCGGCATTCCGGCCGCACCGGCCTCAAGCGCCCGCCCGATACCCGATCCAGGGTCGCCCGATGCGGCCAGCGCGGGCACGGCCGCATCCGCTCCAGCTCCCGCAGTGCCGCCGGGCCAGACTGGCGCAAACCCCTGA
- a CDS encoding acyl-CoA dehydrogenase family protein: MQFGNTPRGSDYLQRLTEFMDEHVYPAEATYYAQLKRGELPWNVPPVMEELKAKARAAGLWNLFLPEEEWGAGLSNAEYAPLAEVMGRSLIAPEIFNCNAPDTGNMEVLVKYGSAQQQERWLKPLLDGSIRSAFCMTEPGVASSDATNMQATAIEDGDEVVLNGRKWWSTGIGHPDCKVLVFMGLSLPDAPKHARHSMVLVPIDAPGVKIERMLTVFGKLDEPFGHGEVSFTDVRVPKENVILGLGRGFEIAQGRLGPGRIHHCMRAIGASERALELLVQRAMSRTAFGKPLALLGGNGDVIANARMAIEQARLLTLKAAWMMDTVGAKGAMSEISMIKVVAPAVCQQVVDAAIQIHGGGGLSEDFILAELFGYARALRLADGPDEVHRMLVAKLEVKRQMKRLEGIYGKQ, encoded by the coding sequence ATGCAATTCGGCAATACCCCCCGCGGAAGCGACTATCTGCAGCGCCTGACGGAGTTTATGGACGAGCACGTCTATCCCGCCGAGGCGACCTATTACGCACAGCTCAAGCGCGGCGAGCTGCCCTGGAACGTGCCCCCGGTGATGGAGGAACTCAAGGCCAAGGCGCGGGCCGCCGGCCTGTGGAACCTGTTCCTTCCCGAAGAGGAGTGGGGCGCCGGCCTGAGCAATGCCGAATATGCGCCGCTGGCCGAAGTGATGGGCCGCTCGCTGATCGCGCCCGAGATCTTCAATTGCAACGCGCCCGACACCGGCAACATGGAAGTGCTGGTGAAATACGGCAGCGCGCAGCAGCAGGAGCGCTGGCTCAAGCCGCTGCTGGACGGCAGCATCCGCTCGGCCTTCTGCATGACCGAGCCCGGCGTGGCCAGCAGCGATGCCACCAACATGCAGGCCACGGCCATCGAGGACGGCGACGAGGTGGTGCTGAACGGCCGCAAGTGGTGGAGCACCGGCATCGGCCATCCGGACTGCAAGGTGCTGGTGTTCATGGGCCTGAGTCTGCCTGATGCGCCCAAGCACGCCCGCCACAGCATGGTGCTGGTGCCGATCGACGCGCCCGGCGTGAAGATCGAACGCATGCTGACCGTGTTCGGCAAGCTGGACGAACCCTTCGGCCACGGCGAAGTCAGCTTCACCGATGTGCGCGTGCCGAAAGAAAACGTGATCCTCGGACTGGGCCGCGGCTTCGAGATTGCCCAGGGGCGGCTTGGCCCCGGCCGCATCCACCACTGCATGCGTGCCATCGGCGCTTCCGAGCGTGCGCTGGAACTGCTGGTGCAGCGTGCCATGAGCCGCACTGCCTTCGGCAAGCCGCTGGCGCTGCTCGGCGGTAACGGGGACGTGATCGCCAACGCCCGCATGGCGATCGAGCAGGCTCGCCTGCTCACGCTCAAGGCGGCCTGGATGATGGACACGGTCGGCGCCAAGGGCGCCATGAGCGAGATTTCCATGATCAAGGTGGTGGCGCCCGCGGTTTGCCAGCAGGTGGTTGATGCCGCCATCCAGATCCACGGCGGCGGAGGACTGAGCGAGGATTTCATCCTGGCCGAGCTGTTCGGCTATGCCCGTGCGCTGCGCCTGGCAGACGGCCCGGACGAGGTGCACCGCATGCTGGTCGCCAAGCTGGAGGTGAAGCGCCAGATGAAGCGGCTGGAAGGGATCTATGGCAAGCAGTGA
- a CDS encoding transglutaminase-like domain-containing protein, with the protein MLIQTGFDIILTVAAPTQVLSLLQIHPSRAHDIQSRTEHFSVEPALDVSHYLDCFGNRCSRITVPAGLEEIRLHGAALVHDSGQPDPQHPQARQLELQELPHEVLQFLLPSRYCDFEGSLMQFAWDQFGAAPSGWARVQAICDYVHHHLTFNYQAACATRTASQGWQEGTGVCRDFAHMAVALCRCMNIPARYATGYLGDIGVPAAPYPMDFSAWFEVYLEGGWHTFDARHNTPRIGRIVLGYGRDAADVPITMGFGPSELKRFEVVTEEVRENATTIS; encoded by the coding sequence ATGCTGATTCAGACCGGATTCGACATCATCCTGACCGTAGCCGCGCCCACCCAGGTCCTCTCGCTGCTGCAAATCCACCCCTCCCGCGCCCACGACATCCAGTCCCGCACCGAACATTTTTCGGTCGAACCCGCTCTTGACGTGTCGCATTACCTGGACTGCTTCGGCAACCGCTGCAGCCGCATCACCGTTCCAGCCGGCCTTGAAGAAATCCGCCTGCACGGCGCGGCGCTGGTGCACGACAGCGGCCAGCCCGATCCACAGCACCCGCAGGCCCGCCAGCTGGAGCTGCAAGAATTGCCGCATGAGGTCCTGCAGTTCCTCTTGCCCAGCCGCTATTGCGATTTCGAGGGCAGCCTGATGCAGTTCGCCTGGGACCAGTTCGGCGCAGCGCCCAGCGGCTGGGCGCGCGTGCAGGCCATTTGCGATTACGTGCACCATCACCTGACGTTCAACTACCAGGCAGCCTGTGCCACGCGCACCGCATCGCAGGGCTGGCAGGAAGGCACGGGCGTCTGTCGCGACTTTGCGCACATGGCCGTGGCGCTGTGCCGCTGCATGAACATCCCGGCACGCTATGCGACGGGCTATCTGGGCGATATCGGCGTGCCCGCTGCACCCTATCCGATGGACTTCAGCGCCTGGTTCGAGGTGTATCTGGAAGGCGGCTGGCATACCTTCGATGCCCGCCACAACACGCCCCGCATCGGGCGCATCGTGCTCGGCTATGGCCGCGATGCGGCAGACGTGCCGATCACCATGGGCTTCGGGCCAAGTGAACTGAAGCGCTTTGAGGTGGTAACCGAGGAAGTGCGAGAGAACGCCACGACGATTAGCTGA
- the lptE gene encoding LPS assembly lipoprotein LptE produces MQRRQMLSLGLAAGTGLLAGGCGFRLRGTGVQLPFRSVHVQGGSGPLLTQLRRTLAGYATVVDEPAAAEAVLHVLSERQEQASVVLSTSGKVREVQLRQYVDFSLTDNTGATLIAQTPLRLVRDVSYNESEALSKEAEFELLYRDMRIDAVQQIIRRISAARPR; encoded by the coding sequence ATGCAGCGCAGGCAGATGCTTTCCCTGGGGCTGGCGGCAGGCACTGGCCTGCTGGCCGGTGGTTGCGGCTTTCGCCTGCGTGGTACCGGCGTGCAGCTGCCGTTCCGCTCGGTGCATGTGCAGGGCGGCAGCGGCCCGCTGCTGACGCAGCTGCGCCGTACGCTGGCCGGCTACGCCACCGTGGTGGACGAGCCGGCGGCGGCCGAAGCGGTGCTGCACGTGCTGTCCGAGCGCCAGGAACAGGCCTCGGTGGTGCTGAGCACCAGCGGCAAGGTGCGCGAGGTGCAGCTGCGCCAGTATGTCGATTTCTCGCTGACCGACAATACCGGCGCCACGCTGATAGCGCAGACGCCTCTGCGTCTGGTGCGCGACGTCAGCTACAACGAGAGCGAGGCGCTGTCGAAGGAGGCCGAGTTCGAGCTGCTGTATCGCGACATGCGCATCGATGCCGTGCAGCAGATCATCCGCCGCATCTCGGCGGCCAGGCCCCGCTGA
- a CDS encoding MarR family winged helix-turn-helix transcriptional regulator, translating to MATARDDWRGAHLGRLLGEAMRRFDERVLELMAHDPEVPLALSNLAARQQVSAAHIHITRHLALQGSRLTELAEAAGMRKQAMAALVDQCEAWGIVRREADPLDGRARRILFTEAGLGWLHGFERAVARAESEFDESVGEQVAAVVRLGLEVYAMP from the coding sequence ATGGCAACAGCACGGGACGACTGGCGCGGCGCGCATCTGGGGCGGCTGCTGGGAGAGGCGATGCGCCGCTTCGACGAGCGCGTGCTGGAACTGATGGCACATGATCCGGAAGTGCCGCTTGCGCTGTCCAATCTGGCGGCGCGCCAGCAGGTGAGTGCTGCGCACATCCACATCACGCGCCATCTGGCGCTGCAGGGCAGCCGCCTGACCGAACTGGCCGAAGCGGCCGGCATGCGCAAGCAGGCGATGGCGGCGCTGGTGGACCAGTGCGAGGCGTGGGGCATCGTGCGGCGCGAGGCCGACCCCTTGGACGGGCGGGCACGGCGCATCCTGTTCACGGAGGCGGGACTGGGCTGGCTGCACGGTTTCGAGCGGGCGGTGGCGCGTGCCGAAAGCGAGTTTGACGAGTCGGTCGGCGAGCAGGTGGCTGCGGTGGTACGGTTGGGGCTGGAGGTATATGCCATGCCCTGA